Proteins found in one Cobetia sp. L2A1 genomic segment:
- a CDS encoding TIM barrel protein produces MQIKLSNAPCSWGIEFAGNPANPSWQTVLDEIAGAGFKATELGPLNYMPTEQAALASALDSRGLELIAGTIFKHLHDASRRQEILDYTRATCEVLKPQQGNYMVIIDHVSSPRTDEAGQQETATRLNDAQWNEMMVTIRQVAEICQEYDVTPVLHPHAGTYIEYRDEVDRAMAELDADLVKLCIDTGHCTYAGIDPAELIRTYGERVAYIHFKDIQAPVLESVVKDGIDFYTAIGQGVFCPLGQGCVDFDAVRESLESIGYQGWITVEQDVDPTKDNSALENARESREFIERSILEKGLAEA; encoded by the coding sequence ATGCAAATCAAGCTTTCCAATGCACCGTGTTCCTGGGGTATCGAGTTTGCCGGCAATCCGGCCAACCCCAGCTGGCAGACCGTACTGGATGAGATCGCCGGTGCTGGCTTCAAGGCCACTGAGCTTGGGCCACTCAACTACATGCCGACGGAACAGGCGGCGCTGGCGTCCGCGTTGGACAGTCGCGGGCTCGAGCTGATCGCCGGTACCATCTTCAAGCATCTGCACGATGCATCCCGTCGTCAGGAAATCCTGGACTACACCCGCGCGACCTGTGAAGTCCTGAAGCCTCAGCAGGGCAACTATATGGTCATCATCGATCATGTCAGCTCGCCGCGCACCGATGAGGCTGGCCAGCAGGAAACCGCTACCCGCCTCAATGATGCGCAGTGGAACGAGATGATGGTCACTATCCGTCAGGTCGCCGAGATCTGTCAGGAATACGACGTGACGCCCGTACTTCACCCGCACGCCGGCACCTATATCGAGTATCGCGATGAAGTTGATCGTGCCATGGCCGAGCTGGATGCCGACCTGGTCAAGCTATGCATCGACACCGGCCATTGCACCTACGCGGGGATCGATCCGGCTGAGCTGATTCGCACCTACGGCGAGCGCGTCGCCTATATCCACTTCAAGGATATTCAGGCCCCAGTGCTGGAAAGCGTGGTGAAGGATGGCATCGATTTCTATACCGCCATCGGCCAGGGCGTGTTCTGCCCATTGGGGCAGGGCTGCGTCGACTTTGACGCGGTTCGCGAGAGCCTGGAGTCCATCGGCTATCAAGGCTGGATCACCGTCGAGCAGGACGTCGATCCGACCAAGGACAACAGCGCGCTGGAAAATGCCCGCGAGAGCCGTGAATTCATCGAACGCAGCATTCTGGAGAAAGGTCTGGCGGAAGCCTGA
- a CDS encoding VOC family protein, whose amino-acid sequence MKHNVARYGLILNTERFDECVAFYQGLFELPLMFSKEDGSFRLTCLAYGAGYLMIEQGGKAIEGGKTPEQGSAKLRFNVSDIEQALADVRAWGIEAEIEETSWGRTIHLHDPDGNRVGIRGPDGVLSACAMPGGCPVLCC is encoded by the coding sequence ATGAAGCATAACGTCGCACGGTATGGCCTGATATTGAATACAGAGCGGTTCGATGAGTGTGTCGCGTTCTACCAGGGCCTTTTTGAACTGCCACTGATGTTCAGTAAGGAAGATGGCAGTTTCAGGCTGACCTGCCTGGCATATGGGGCGGGCTATCTGATGATCGAGCAGGGCGGAAAAGCCATTGAAGGCGGCAAGACACCAGAACAAGGCAGCGCCAAGCTGCGCTTCAATGTCAGCGACATCGAACAGGCCTTGGCGGATGTCAGGGCATGGGGGATCGAAGCCGAAATCGAAGAGACGTCCTGGGGGAGGACGATCCATCTGCATGACCCGGATGGTAATCGAGTAGGGATTCGTGGGCCAGATGGCGTATTGAGCGCATGTGCAATGCCAGGAGGGTGCCCTGTGCTGTGCTGCTGA
- a CDS encoding Gfo/Idh/MocA family protein, which translates to MFNEEHNLAPLRWAMVGGGRGSEIGHSHRAAAHRDSLFQLVAGAFDLDAERGREFGANLGLDPERCYPDYASLFEAEASREDGIQAVSIATPNSTHHAISLAALKAGLHVICEKPVTFTVAEAEELKAESQARGLVFGVMYGYSGYQMLHQARAMVQSGELGQIRMVNMQFAHGFHSQPVEQVSSGAKWRTSPAVSGPTYVLGDLGTHIFYAGQFITGLKVERLMCHRQSFVASRAPLEDNAQVLLQYQNGAVGSLWASAVNAGSMHQQKIRVVGEKASIEWWDEYPNQLRLEVQGEPVRILERGMGYLAEGDAAVNSNRIGGGHAEGFFESWANVYHRYALAMHTAEARRDGRSADSLGLSEQELESLWFPDINAGIEGVRLLECCVESSDNDNRWVAF; encoded by the coding sequence ATGTTCAATGAAGAGCACAATCTTGCACCGCTGCGCTGGGCCATGGTCGGTGGTGGACGCGGCAGCGAGATAGGCCATTCCCACCGTGCCGCCGCCCACCGTGACAGCTTGTTCCAACTGGTCGCCGGTGCCTTCGATCTCGATGCCGAGCGTGGCCGTGAGTTCGGCGCCAATCTGGGGCTGGACCCTGAACGCTGCTATCCGGATTACGCCAGCCTCTTCGAGGCGGAAGCATCCCGCGAGGATGGCATTCAGGCGGTCAGCATCGCCACGCCCAACAGCACCCACCATGCCATCAGCCTGGCAGCCCTCAAGGCAGGCCTGCACGTGATTTGCGAGAAGCCGGTGACCTTCACGGTCGCCGAGGCCGAGGAACTGAAGGCCGAGTCACAGGCGCGCGGTCTGGTGTTCGGTGTCATGTACGGCTACAGCGGCTATCAGATGCTGCATCAGGCACGCGCCATGGTGCAGTCGGGTGAGCTGGGCCAGATCCGCATGGTCAACATGCAATTTGCCCATGGCTTCCATAGCCAGCCGGTCGAGCAGGTCAGCAGTGGTGCCAAGTGGCGCACCAGTCCTGCTGTGTCCGGGCCGACCTATGTGCTGGGGGATCTGGGCACGCACATCTTCTATGCCGGCCAGTTCATTACGGGGCTCAAGGTCGAACGCCTGATGTGCCATCGCCAGAGCTTCGTGGCCTCGCGTGCGCCGTTGGAAGACAACGCTCAGGTGTTGCTTCAGTACCAGAACGGCGCGGTGGGGTCGCTGTGGGCCAGCGCCGTGAATGCGGGCTCCATGCATCAGCAGAAAATCCGTGTGGTGGGAGAGAAGGCCAGCATTGAGTGGTGGGATGAGTATCCCAACCAGTTGCGCCTGGAAGTGCAGGGCGAGCCGGTGCGCATTCTGGAGCGCGGCATGGGCTATCTGGCCGAGGGTGATGCAGCAGTGAACAGCAACCGCATCGGAGGCGGCCATGCCGAAGGCTTCTTCGAGTCCTGGGCCAATGTCTATCACCGCTATGCGCTGGCCATGCACACCGCCGAGGCACGCCGTGACGGGCGCAGTGCAGACTCGCTGGGGCTCAGTGAGCAAGAACTGGAGTCTCTGTGGTTCCCGGATATCAATGCTGGCATCGAAGGAGTGCGTCTCCTCGAGTGCTGCGTGGAATCCTCTGACAACGATAACCGTTGGGTCGCCTTCTGA
- a CDS encoding sugar porter family MFS transporter — protein sequence MPTSHPGSDTATSSASANPASPKIQEKLTPTQLVFLIKIILVAALGGLLFGYDTGVISGAIGPIAQYFDLSAAEKGWAVSSVVIGCIGGALIAGRLSIAYGRKAVFMLSALMFTASALGSGLASTFDAYIWWRILGGIAVGMASVMAPMYISEMSPGYMRGRTVSLFQQSVVFGQMVVFFVNYFIAKGMAETWILNHGWRWMLGSEAIISILFAVLIPFVPESPRWLVLKGRYEDARKVLARFYQGDAIDRTLGEIQQSFKHSESKRNVSLRSKGMLGLVAIGIFIAAAQQLTGINVVMYYAPDVLSTVTSSNEDALLQTSIMGVTFVAGNLLGMLLIDKVGRRPLLIAGSLGSIVGMTFLGVVIGNGEPGISALIALIVYVVSFAISWGCVCWTLVSEIFPNAIRARAMSLAVASQWLLGFIVTQTFPMMRQSDFLNDLVGGGFSFWLYAVLTFLSLLVVLRYVPETKGKTLEELEGITGTRLSKRRRRLARQGLPLTTE from the coding sequence ATGCCCACTTCGCACCCCGGTAGCGATACCGCTACCTCCTCAGCATCAGCCAATCCCGCCTCACCCAAGATTCAAGAAAAGCTGACGCCAACGCAGCTTGTCTTCCTGATCAAGATCATTCTGGTGGCCGCCCTGGGTGGCTTGCTGTTCGGTTATGACACGGGTGTCATCTCTGGCGCCATCGGACCCATCGCGCAGTATTTTGACCTGTCCGCTGCCGAGAAGGGCTGGGCGGTCTCCTCCGTCGTCATCGGCTGTATCGGTGGCGCACTCATCGCCGGACGCCTGTCCATTGCCTATGGCCGCAAGGCTGTCTTCATGCTGTCAGCGCTGATGTTCACGGCATCGGCACTGGGCTCCGGTCTGGCGAGCACCTTCGATGCCTATATCTGGTGGCGCATCCTCGGGGGGATTGCCGTGGGGATGGCCAGTGTCATGGCGCCCATGTACATCTCCGAGATGTCGCCCGGGTACATGCGCGGGCGTACCGTCAGCCTTTTCCAGCAGTCCGTGGTCTTTGGCCAGATGGTGGTGTTCTTCGTGAACTACTTCATCGCCAAGGGCATGGCGGAGACCTGGATTCTGAATCACGGTTGGCGCTGGATGCTGGGGTCTGAAGCGATCATCTCCATTCTGTTCGCCGTGCTGATTCCCTTCGTTCCCGAATCTCCGCGCTGGCTGGTGCTCAAGGGACGTTACGAGGATGCTCGCAAGGTCCTGGCGCGCTTCTATCAAGGTGATGCCATCGATCGCACCCTTGGGGAGATTCAACAATCCTTCAAGCACAGTGAAAGCAAGCGCAACGTCTCGCTGCGCAGTAAAGGCATGCTGGGCCTGGTCGCCATCGGTATCTTCATTGCTGCAGCTCAGCAGCTGACCGGCATCAATGTGGTGATGTATTACGCGCCAGATGTCTTGTCGACCGTCACTTCCAGCAATGAGGATGCCTTGCTGCAGACTTCCATCATGGGTGTCACCTTCGTGGCCGGTAACCTGCTGGGCATGCTGCTGATCGACAAGGTCGGGCGTCGTCCACTGCTGATCGCGGGGAGCCTGGGCAGCATCGTCGGCATGACCTTCCTCGGGGTGGTGATCGGCAATGGCGAACCGGGCATCAGTGCCCTGATTGCGCTAATCGTCTATGTCGTCTCGTTCGCCATCTCCTGGGGCTGTGTCTGCTGGACACTGGTGTCCGAGATCTTCCCCAATGCCATCCGTGCGCGTGCCATGTCGTTGGCCGTCGCGTCTCAGTGGCTGCTGGGCTTCATCGTCACCCAGACCTTCCCGATGATGCGTCAGAGTGATTTCCTCAATGACCTCGTCGGTGGTGGCTTCAGCTTCTGGCTATATGCCGTGCTGACCTTCCTGAGCCTGTTGGTGGTGCTGCGTTACGTGCCGGAAACCAAGGGCAAGACCCTGGAAGAGCTGGAAGGGATCACCGGGACTCGTCTCAGCAAGCGTCGTCGCCGGTTGGCGCGTCAAGGCTTGCCGCTGACAACGGAGTAA
- the iolD gene encoding 3D-(3,5/4)-trihydroxycyclohexane-1,2-dione acylhydrolase (decyclizing): MNTMNLTVSEAIAKYLAAQKIVIDGKVESLFGCGFAIFGHGNVTCFGQQLNNIQDIIPIWRGQNEQSMAVAAVAYAKANKRQRIGIASTSIGPGATNMITAAGIAHTNRLPLLMFAGDAHVSRLPDPVLQQVEHAHQPGLSVNDAFKPVTRYWDRITHPAQIIQSLPAAIATLTDPANCGPAFISLPQDIQGVAYDYPQALFEECLHHIRRPEADTRAVEEAIALLEKAEKPLILAGGGVHYSAANQLLAEFAQRRNIPVVETIAGRSCLLQSHPCNAGPLGVTGSNSANAMAGECDVLVAIGTRLQDFTTGSWSVFRNPDLKILAVNVAHMDAIKHRSLAVIGDARHTLARLDAGLGEWQASADWLGKAQREVAEWKSLCANRGEIVPGQMASYAQVIASVNAVQEPGDTVLTAAGGLPAELNMNWQSKQLGKFDIEFGFSCMGYEVAGGWGAKIANPDNEVVVLVGDGSYMMMNSDIYSSVLTGHKMIVVVCDNAGFAVINKLQNNTGNPSFNNMLADCRTQADELVRVDFLKHAQAQGAHGEHLDDISNFRAAYQRAKESPRTYVIVVDIDSSKWSSCDCWWDVGLPEVVREDVDADCIANMNAGRVHQRRGL, translated from the coding sequence ATGAACACCATGAACTTGACCGTCTCCGAAGCCATTGCCAAGTATCTGGCCGCCCAGAAGATCGTCATCGATGGCAAGGTCGAATCGCTGTTCGGTTGTGGCTTCGCCATCTTCGGTCACGGCAATGTGACCTGTTTCGGTCAGCAGCTGAACAACATTCAGGACATCATTCCCATCTGGCGGGGCCAGAATGAGCAATCCATGGCAGTGGCCGCTGTCGCCTATGCCAAGGCCAACAAGCGTCAGCGCATCGGTATCGCAAGCACCTCCATCGGGCCGGGTGCCACCAACATGATCACTGCGGCAGGGATTGCGCATACTAACCGTCTTCCGCTACTGATGTTCGCCGGTGATGCCCACGTCAGCCGGCTGCCGGACCCGGTACTGCAACAGGTCGAGCATGCTCATCAACCTGGCCTGAGCGTCAACGATGCCTTCAAGCCGGTGACTCGTTACTGGGATCGCATCACCCATCCCGCACAAATCATCCAGTCATTGCCTGCGGCGATCGCGACCCTGACGGACCCGGCCAACTGTGGCCCGGCATTCATCTCGCTGCCTCAGGACATCCAGGGGGTGGCCTACGACTACCCGCAAGCACTCTTCGAGGAGTGTCTGCATCACATTCGCCGTCCTGAAGCGGATACCCGCGCGGTAGAGGAAGCCATTGCCCTTCTCGAGAAAGCCGAAAAGCCGCTGATTCTCGCCGGAGGTGGCGTGCATTATTCCGCGGCCAATCAGTTGCTGGCGGAGTTTGCTCAGCGCCGCAATATTCCGGTGGTCGAGACCATCGCCGGGCGGTCCTGCCTGCTGCAATCCCATCCCTGCAATGCTGGCCCGTTGGGTGTCACCGGCTCCAATTCGGCCAATGCCATGGCAGGTGAGTGCGACGTGCTGGTAGCCATCGGCACGCGGCTACAGGATTTCACCACGGGCTCCTGGTCGGTCTTCCGCAATCCCGATCTCAAGATCCTTGCCGTCAATGTCGCCCACATGGATGCGATCAAGCATCGCTCATTGGCGGTGATCGGTGACGCGCGCCATACCCTGGCACGCCTGGATGCCGGCCTTGGCGAATGGCAGGCGTCTGCTGACTGGCTCGGCAAGGCGCAGCGCGAAGTCGCTGAGTGGAAATCGCTGTGTGCCAATCGTGGCGAGATCGTGCCGGGTCAGATGGCGTCCTACGCGCAGGTCATTGCCAGCGTCAATGCCGTGCAGGAGCCCGGCGATACCGTGCTGACGGCCGCCGGTGGCCTGCCGGCAGAGCTCAACATGAACTGGCAGAGCAAGCAGCTCGGCAAGTTCGATATCGAGTTCGGTTTCTCCTGCATGGGATATGAAGTGGCGGGCGGCTGGGGCGCCAAGATCGCCAATCCCGACAACGAGGTCGTGGTGCTGGTCGGCGATGGCTCTTACATGATGATGAATTCCGACATCTACAGTTCGGTGCTCACCGGTCACAAGATGATCGTGGTGGTCTGCGACAACGCCGGTTTCGCCGTCATCAACAAGCTGCAAAACAACACGGGCAATCCTTCTTTCAACAACATGCTGGCCGATTGCCGCACTCAGGCCGACGAGCTGGTGCGTGTCGACTTCCTGAAGCATGCCCAGGCGCAGGGCGCTCACGGTGAACATCTCGATGACATCAGCAATTTCCGAGCGGCTTACCAGCGCGCCAAGGAGAGCCCGCGTACCTACGTCATCGTGGTGGATATCGATTCCAGCAAGTGGTCTTCCTGTGATTGCTGGTGGGATGTGGGGCTACCCGAGGTCGTGCGTGAGGACGTCGATGCCGACTGTATCGCCAACATGAATGCCGGACGAGTCCATCAGCGTCGCGGACTCTGA
- a CDS encoding SDR family NAD(P)-dependent oxidoreductase → MSQFARYPSLEGKHVFISGGASGIGAVLVEHFCEQQARVSFIDIDDASGNALAERLGSCGAEVRYRHCDVTDIEQLRSVIQEAAEDFGSIGALVNNAARDTRVPLAELDVKTWDDLQATNLRHVVFACQAVFAGMQAAGGGSIINFSSPSFLRRSRDISAYSSAKAATIGLTRTLSRDMGDAGIRVNTVLPGWIITERQKALWWDPELERQVLENQSLHQRVQPEDVARMVLFLAADDSRMMTAQTYIVDGGLV, encoded by the coding sequence ATGAGTCAATTTGCACGCTATCCCAGCCTTGAAGGTAAGCATGTGTTCATCAGCGGTGGTGCCAGTGGTATCGGCGCCGTCCTCGTCGAGCACTTCTGTGAACAACAGGCCCGCGTCAGCTTCATCGATATTGATGATGCTTCCGGCAATGCCCTGGCTGAACGTCTTGGCTCATGTGGGGCTGAAGTTCGCTATCGCCATTGTGACGTGACGGATATCGAGCAGCTGCGCTCGGTGATCCAGGAAGCGGCCGAGGATTTCGGCAGCATCGGCGCACTGGTCAACAATGCGGCACGTGATACGCGTGTTCCGCTGGCGGAGCTGGACGTTAAGACCTGGGATGATCTTCAGGCCACCAACCTGCGACATGTGGTATTCGCCTGCCAGGCGGTATTTGCCGGCATGCAAGCCGCTGGTGGTGGCTCAATCATCAACTTCAGTTCGCCCAGTTTCCTGCGACGCTCACGTGACATCTCTGCCTATTCAAGTGCCAAGGCAGCGACGATCGGCCTGACGCGAACGCTATCCCGTGACATGGGAGATGCCGGTATTCGCGTCAATACCGTGCTGCCTGGCTGGATCATCACCGAGCGGCAGAAGGCATTGTGGTGGGACCCGGAGCTTGAGCGTCAGGTGCTGGAAAATCAGAGCCTGCACCAGCGTGTCCAGCCTGAAGATGTCGCACGGATGGTGCTGTTTCTGGCCGCTGACGACAGCCGCATGATGACCGCACAGACCTATATCGTGGATGGTGGGCTGGTCTAG